The stretch of DNA AGTGTTGGGAGTGATATGAAGCACACATTTGTAGGCAGGGAGTGGTCGTGGTGTTGTGGTGTTTGGAATGGGATTTATGCCCagggtcacggggggggggggaagagcgtgGACTGGTCATGCCAAGAGGTGGCACAGACTTGATAGgcttaatctcccccccccccacccccctcctgttGTAACAATTCTGCGGAATCATCTGGGTCACTTCTGGGTAGCTTTGTTGTATTTCTCTTCATTTACAGGGAACGACTTTCCCTTAATAAAAGTGTAGAGTTGTTATTGCAAGCGATATTTGCTACAGCCAGTCATATTTACCACATTCTGTGTCTAGGCAGGTTCTCTGAGTGGTTTAGCGGCTCCCTGTCTGACACTGACTCAGTGCATGGCCTGCAATGAGATTAGGAACAaatctcaaagtgctggaggaactcagtgggacaggcagcatttgtggagagactgGGACCTTTCCTTCAGtctctgaaacattgcctgtccaatccctccacggatgttgcctgatgtactgagttcctccagcactttgtgttttgttcaagatccaGCCCCTACAGTTTAATTTGTCTCTGGATGCAATTACTTTCTATGGTGGAGAAAGTAACTGCCCCTCCTCGGGCAGCACagtgtgcagttggtagagctgctgcctcactgcgccagagacctgggtaaaATCCTGACCTTCCGTGCTGCCAGTGTGAAGttagcacgttcttcctgtgtttgttaattggccctctgcatattgcccctaatgtgtaaggagtggataggaaaatgggagaacagaacaagtgtgaacgggtgatcgatggtggggtagactcgatgggctgaatggcctttttctgtgctgtatttccagAGAAAGGCATAAATTCACCACTCTCAAGGAGaaataatttctcctcatctctaccTTAAGTGGCTTACCCATTATCCATCAGTATTTTGGAAACTGATAGTGATGTAGCTGCAACATAAGAAACCATACAGAATGTACTGCATTCATATTTAATGCAGCAGCAGAAAACTTGCCCTTTCCCCCGTCTCGGTTGCAGCGATGAAGATCAGCCCTTCACAGTGCCCGGCCCGCTGCATCACACACAGTGGTCCGGGATGCCCAGCCACAGCGGTGTCCTCCGGTCGTCAGACCCCCCTCAGGTGGGAGCGGCCATCTTCTGCCGGTACGTGTGTAGCCGGAGCAGCCACCTCTGCCAGCAGACGAGGAGCAGCGGCGGATCCATGAAGTGTGCGTGTGCCGGACGGCCATCTCTGTACGCCACCACGATCAGCCCCTCCTCAACCTGAGTCGGTTAAAGGCAACCCGTCAACCATAGTTCCACAAACACAAGCAATAAAGgaattcaccccccaccccaagctctatacagtacagtacaggtctgcaagggtcacctatccatgttctcaacagatactgcctgacccgctgagttaccccagcaaagacacaaagtgctgggaggcccaggacagaaaggcaagTATGGGATGGGGagcagagttaaaatggttagtcaccgggagatccagcaagcCTCGGCACCAGTGCTCAGTGAAATGGTcaccgagcctacgcttggtctcgccgaggtACAGGAGTCTACATCGGGAACACTAGGTGGAATAGACAAGATTGGAGAGACATAATTGGAGATTGGAGAGACtgggacagtggcgcagcggcagagatgctacctcacagtgcctgacctcaggtgcgggctgtgtggagtttgcacgttctccctgtgaccgggtgagttttctctgggtgctccagtttcctcccacactcccaagacgtgcagatttctaggttaattggcttctgtaaattgtccctagtgcgtaggataggactagtgtagagggtgaccgctggtcgggtgTGGttccagtgggcagaagggcttgtttccacgttgcatttctaaaactaaactaaaggggttTGTTCACTTTCTCCCATGAAGTGCAGAGGGCAGGTTTGGCAGAGCAGCCCACACCACACGGAGAGTCAGCCCATATCTTACACTCAGATCTCCGGGAAGGGacgcaagccccccccccccccccccccggacaagaGTGGAGAGGTCCACCACCCTCAGGGGTTGGCATGGAACAAGAGGGAGGAGGGGCGCTGACCTGGAAGTCGTAGTTGTCATCGTGGTTGAGGGCGCCGGCATAAGCTGCCACCTGCAGCGGGTTGTCAAACGTGTTTCGAAAGTACGGCTTCGGTTTCTCCGACGTTTTCCAGTCAATGACGCACAGCTTGCCCCTGCAGAGTACAacacggaacatagaacagtacagcacaggaacaggcccttcggcccacaatgtgccaaacatgatgccacactaaattaatctcctctgtctggacatgatccatatctctccattccctgcatatacacgtgcctatctaaaaaactcttaaacgccactattgtatctgcctcccccaccatgcctggcagcgcattccaggcccccaccaccctctgtgtaaaaaaaacctccccctcccccccctcatctcatagagcagtacagcaaaacagacccattggcccactatgtttgtgtgactataatgccaagaccaactcttatctgcctgtatgtgattcatatccctccattccctgcatatccatgtgtctatccaaaagcctcttaactcccactgttgtatctgcctccatcatcacccactgtcagcacgttccaggcatccaccacccactgtgtaaaacaaacttgccctgcacatagcctttaaactttccccacctcaccttaaagctatgctcactAGTCTTTTACATTTACTCTGTCTATCTATgttgctcataattttatatacttctaagtGAGTTCTAACAGATTTCCTCTCAGCCTCTGacgttcccagctgttatcaggcaactgaaccatcctatcaacaactagagagcagccctgaactactatctacctcataggagaccctcggactatctttgatcggactttactggactttatcttgcactaaccgttattaacgttattccctttatcatgattctgtacactgtggacagctcaattgtaatcatgtattgtctttctgctgactggttagcactcaataaaagcttttcactgtacctcgatacatgtgacgataaactaaactatagtcaGACAGGATGCTGTTAATGAACAGAAGGCGCCAGGTAAACATAAATTGAAGGCTGAGCCAGGACCTACTGATACTCTGCCACACAGTCTAGCAGGCCGGTGTACTGTAAGGGCAGGTGCTTCACTGCACTCTCCAACACTCTGGTCCCTGTTACATCGTCCAGGACACCCTTGACACTCTGCAAGTAGCCCGCCACATCCTCATTATCAGTCTCTGGAATACGGGATGAGAGAAGAGCATCCTCCAATGCCGAATGGAAAAGCTGCCCTCGATTGAGAATGTCTTGGGAAACACGAGAAGAAAGCACTTGCCATTAGTATCAATATTATTAACTGAACAGCCATGAACATGGATGGCCATGtagccacagtctgaagaagggtcccgacacaaaatatcacctgtccatgttaacatataacatataacaattacagcacggaaacaggccatctcggccctacaagtccgtgccgaacaattattttcccttagtcccacctgcctgcactcataccataaccctccattcccttctcatccatatgcctatccaatttatttttaaatgataccaacgaacctgcctccaccacttccactggaagctcattccacaccgctaccactctctgagtaaagaagttcccctcatgttacccctaaacttctgtcccttaattctgaagtcatgtcctcttgtttgaatcttccctattctcaaagggaaaagcttgtccacatcaactcagtctatccctctcatcattttaaagacctctatcaagtccccccttaaccttctgcgctccagagaataaagacctaacttattcaacctttcactgtaacttagttgttgaaacccaggcaacattctagtaaatctcctctgtactctctctattttgttgacatccttcctataattgggcgaccaaaattgtacaccatactccagatttggtctcaccaatgccttgtacaattttaacattacatcccagcttctatactcaatgctctgatttataaaggctagcataccaaaagctttctttatcaccctatctatatgagattccaccttcaaggaactatgcacggttattcccagatccctctgttcaactgcattcttcaattccctaccatttaccacgtacgtcctattttgatttgtcctgccaaggtgtagcacctcacatttatcagcattaaactccatctgccatctttcagcccattcttccaaatggcctaaatcactctgtagactttggaaatcctcttcattatccacaacaccccctatcttggtatcatctgcatatttactaatccaatttaccacaccttcatccagatcattgatgtacatgacaaacaacaaaggacccaacacagatccctgaggcaccccactagtcacctgcctccaacccgacaaacagccatccaccattaccctctggcgtctcccattcagccactgttgaatccatcttgctactcctgcatttatacccaacagttgaaccttcttaaccaaccttccatgaggaaccttgtcaaaggccttactgaagtccatatagacaacatccactgctttaccctcgtcaatttccctagtaacctcttcaaaaaattcaagaagattagtcaaacatgaccttccaggcacaaatccatgttgactgttcctaatcagaccctgtttatccagatgcttatatatattatctctaagtatcttttccattaatttgcccaccactgaagtcaaactaacaggtctataattgctaggtttactcttagaaccctttttaaacaatggaacaacatgcgcagtacgccaatcctcggggactattcccgtttctaatgacatttgaaatatttctgtcatagccccggctatttctacactaacttccctcaatgtcctagggaatatcctgtcaggacatggagacttatccacttttatatttttcaaaagtgtcagtacttcttttactttgaaactcatagtatccatagctactctcctagtttcccttacctcacataatttaatatccttctccttggtgaataccgaagaaaagaaattgttccatatctcccccatctcttttggctctgcagatagctgtccactctgtctctccaatggaccaattttatccctcgttatccttttgctattaatatagctgtagaaaccctttggatttactttcaccttacttaccaaagcaacctcatgtcttcttttagcttttctaatttctttcttaagattctttttacattccttatactcctcaagcacctcatttacttcatgctgcctataattattgtagatctccctctttttccgaacaagatgtccaatttcccttgaaaaccagggctctttccaatttttactgtttcctttcaaccgaacaggaacataaagattctgtactcttaaaatttcccctttaaatgtcctccatttctcttctacatccttcccataaaacaaaatgtcccagttcactccttttaaatcatttcgcatctcatcaaagttagcctttctccaatcaaaaatctcaaccctaggtccagttctgaccctctccataattatattgaaactaatggtattgtgatcactggacccgaagtgaccccaacgcatacctccgccacctgtcccgtctcatttcctaacaggaggtccagcactgcccctcctctagtaggtacctctatgtattgctgcaaaaaaactatcctgcacacattttacaaactccaaactatccagcccatttacagaatgtgtttcccagtctatgtgtggaaagttgaaatctcccacaatcactactttgtgcttactactaatatctgctatctccttacatatttgctcttccaattctcgatccccatttggcggtctataatacacccctataagtgttgctacacctttcccacttctcagttccacccaaatagcctccctagatgagccctccaatctatcctgccaaagcactgctgtaatattttccctgactagcaatgcaacacctccacctcttgccccaccaattctatcacacctgaagctacgaaatcctggaatatttagtttccaatcacagccctcctgcaactatgtttcactgatcgccacaacatcatacctccaggtgtctatccagactctaagctcatccacctttcttacaatgctcctagcattaaaatatgcacatttaagaaaccccccgcctcttattctctgtttatttcctttttcttctttctcctcttgtgtccgagtgcttcccttttctgcttcctgcctcccattctgtctactagctttctctatttgagtccctagccccaaccattctagtttaaagtctccccagtagcctttgcaaatttccccgccagggatgttctccagagatgctgcctgatccgctgagaaaCTCCAACACCGtctttttatttgtaaatcatcagcatctgcagttccttgtttctatattttactTAGCTATAATTAAAACTTGCTTATCACCAATACTGTGTTAATATACTGCTTTTAAATGCCCCAAATTCTCCAAACACATTATGGGAACAACATCATAGTCATAGAACATGGACTGAGGGGGAATCCTATGGTTAACAATGGGCTCCTGGGCAGGGTGTTTAGCAtgaaaaaggctcttcggcccaccaagtccacacagaccatcgatcacgttcacaatagttctgttatcctactttctgatccacaccctacacactaggggcaatttacggagggcaaattaacctacacacctgcacaactttgggatgtgggccgaaaccggagcacccagaggaaacctacacggtcacagggagaaagtacaaacactgcacagacaccagctgagatcaggatggaaaccgggtctctggcgctataaggcagcagctctacccgctgcgccactgtgtcgccctgtgTAGGGTACAAGCAAGATGGCAGAAAAGTGGGGTGGTGTTTGGAGTGagtgagggacagacgaaagaaaCAATGTAATGGGTGTCCGGAGATATATAGACGGTGTAGCGGtaaagtttgtaggtgaattagcttctgtaaattgtaaattgtccctagtgtgtaggatgatgttagtagtgcatggggtgatcgctggttggtggggactcggtgtatttccacgctatatctctaaactaaactaaacatagcctCCAGCGTGATGCTGCTGGGACGGAAGCTTTGGATAGAGATCATAGTGTTGGCACACACTCACTCTTGGTGTAGGCTGCAAAGCCCTCGGGGCCCAGCTCCTTGGTCATCCTGCGCCTCCATCGCTCCAGGTAGAAGGCCTGCTCCAAGCTGACGGTCATGTGCAGCACCTGCGTCACGCTGGCCAGCCTGGGCTCGGCACCGTTCCTCCGCAGGGGAATCCGCAGCGGTGTCCCGGCCGCAGGTCCCGGCTCGGGCCGCCGACACGGCCCTCCGGCGTCCAGGAAGGGATACGGGTTTGGGAGGCTCTCCGGCACCGGGTCTCCTACAGCCGGCCTTGATCTGACTACAGGTCCATACAGCAGCGTGTCCTCTCCCAGCAGGGTCTCGGGGGTCTGCGGACTGACCTTCGTTGACACCACCGAGCGGACCAGCGAGGTGTACCTCTCGTGGTTTACCTGATCATACTCACTCAGCTTTTTTTTCTGGTAACCAAGGCACAGGGAAGTACCAAAACCGCGATGCGAGGATACCAGTTCTTTCAAATACGTGCCATTGTAATGTTTCAGAGAACCCTTAATCGTGGTACGGGCAGCAAGACTCAGCAGCTCAAAGTGATTCATTCTCCAGTGCGGTGGGTGGAATGAGGCAAAGCCCTTTCAATCTGCAACACAATGCAGGATTAACACTTTCCTTATAATGTCCATGTCATTTTCCTGCCAATACAATCCGATAGTTCGTCACCCACTGCATTTTTCTGGCATGTTACAAAACTACAGAATAAGAACGATCACCTATTTTAAGTGTACCTCAATACAGAACCAgaaaaggagaagaggagggatgaAATGTGTCttccttccctgcactctttatCTAACGCTATTGCCTCCttctcacctctggcctttgtcacttaattcacacatctgccaatcaccccaccccccactccacctgtatccacctatcacttgttagGCTTTGTCTGACCCCCCACCTCTTTTAAagcttttccccctctcccactacatcttgtctgaggaagggttagaATCAATGACTAGTGGGTAAAACAGCAATAGAAAGTTTTGTAGAAAAGATATATTGGGTACAAACTGCACACATTCGTACGATTtaaaggaatgggtctgaagaagggtcccaaccgagaatgttgcctgtccattctctccacagatgctgcctgaccctctgaattccTCCACTATTTTGTTGTTtgctcagattccagcatctgcagtttcttgtgtctccactctTAAACCACTGTTTGCTCATGTGAAATTCAGCTAAGGCATTCAACAGGAAATTATATAGATGGTCTCAGCAAATTCCAACTATGAATTTAGACAGGAAAAGCTACATTTTGGCAAACTTCCTTTCCTTAAGGCTATTTAGCTTACTAAGAAAACAGTGTGTTAGCTACCCTCTCCTTTCTTACACAGGCTTTGTGCCCATTGCTGTTCGCTTACACATAACTCACAAGTTATGCTGTAATCAGGTTTTTTAAAAAGCCGAAAATTCGGAGTCGATTTAttccttcagcaatttgtgtGATTCACTCCCCAAGGCAAGTTTatctttaattttagtttagagatacagcatggaaacaggccccttcggtccaccgagtccacacggaccatagatcacccgttcgcactagttacgatatgatacgatagaactttatttatcccaggagggaaattggtctgccaaccgtcataaaacacaagatacatgaaattaaagtgatgagtggaaagggttgtggatgtgcaaagattggggagggggtggggagaggggagtcagtctaccccacgaaatTAGGGGGGGGTGTTGTaccgtttgatagccacagggaaaaaggactaaaactgcacacaatagtgcagtctcaccagagccctgtacaactgcggtaggactttcttgctcctaaactcaaatcctcgtgctatgaaggccaacatgccattagctttcttcactgcctgctgtgcctgcatgcttactttcagtgactgatgtacgacACCTTCTTCTTATTCtttcatatggcgtgcacagcctaaaggtgtaggccaacttgttctatttgatcttatttgattgtgcacgtcgggttgattgcattcgtcgaaacagggcagaccacgtgaaggttgcaatcttccaccccacaaggtcacgttgcatctccccttttcctaatctgacaccattcagataataaactgcccttgttcttgccaccaaagtggataacctcacatttatccacattatactgcatttgccatgcatctgcccactcacccaaccaatccaagtcactctgcagcctcatggcatcctccttgcagttcacactgccaaccagctttgtgtcatacgcaaacttatagatgttacatttaattccttcgtctaattgttaatatatattgtaaataactggggtcccagcaccgagccttgcggcaccccactagtcactgcctgccattctgagaagGACCAGTtaaatcctactctttgcttccatgtcaataccctacacccaataccatgtgctctaattttgtacactaatctcttgtcaaaggctttttgaaagtccagatacaccacatccactggctctcccatatccattctagttgttacatcctcaaaaaattccagaagattagccaggcatgatttccccttcataaatccatgctttgACAGCTCCTGTCACTgccttccaaatgcactgctattacatctttaataattgactcaagcatcttccccactaccgatgtcaagctaactggtctataattccgttttctctctccctcctttctttcttAAAAAGCGGGGTTACCATGATCTTATTAAACAGCAGGGATCCCGAGGGGCCGACTGGTCCATTCCCGAGGAAGACacgaaaacctggagtaactcagcggatcaggcagcatctctagagaaatggatcggtgacgtttcgggtcggaaccctactTCTGACGCCTCCTGACTGCTTCATTTGAGTTAGTTCCATGATTCTGCACTTTctcaaggatctgaagaagggacccaacccgaaacatcacctatccatgttctccagagatgctgcctgacacccgctgagttaccacagccctctgtgtctTTCCATTCACTCAATGTCCAAAAATCCACCATCTCTGATTGGGGTGAAGCCAATGCTGGAGGTTGGGAGAGCACCAGCCCACGGGGTGGGTGGTGTAGATGAGCAGTGGTTCACGGGGTGAGAGGGTGATGGGGGGAGCAGTGGGCACCGGGGATGGGTAGTGTTATAGTTAGGTCCCAGGCAGGGCcccgggtggggagggggttagagggccCCGGGTGGGGGGTTAGAGGGCcccgggtgggtggggtgggggagggggttagagggccccgggtgggtggggttggtgggggagggggttagagggccccgggtgggggggagggggttagagggccCCGGGTGGGGAGGGGGCAGTAGGGCTTCGCCGGCAGCCGAGCCCCGGGACTGAGCTCCCTGCTTCTCCCTAACCAAAGATCAAAGAGCAGCTTCGCTCTGTGATCTTTGTCCCCACGCCACTCACGCCTTGGCGCTCCCCGGGCGGCCACCCCTCACCAGCAGAACCTCATTCCGAGTGGTACTCACTCTCCACTGCCCGTCGCCCACTCGGCGCACAGCCGCCTGGGAACTGTAGTCTCCACTCCGCAAAACTACAGGGATTGGTCGACGGTGGCAACTACAATTCCCATAAACCACCGCGCGGTGAAGGTGGTGCCTACGTCAGGACGCCACAGGCAACGGCCTCCGCGTGGGACTACAGGTCCCACAAGTCAGAGCGCGGACGCCCGCAGTTACGCATGCGCTTTGCGTGCGAACCCCTGAAGGTGGAGTCTGCGTCGTGACGTAACGCCGTCCGTGAGTGACCGGCAGTGCTGCGAGCCAATAGCCGAGCTGTGTTGTGGTGACGCGTCGAGCCGCTGCGCCAATGcgaaggcggtggaggcgggaGCTTGGGCAGAGTTACGCGGAGTGAGGAAGGGAGCGGAGCTCTGCGCTGGCCGGGGAACGCGGGGTGAAGCGGCGCTACCTGCAATAACGCTGCTCTTTTCTTCCTGCCCGAGTGAGCGATGTCTGAGAGTACCGCGGTCCTGAGTGAGTGCAACAAGGTAGGGGAAGGTGTGGTTTGCAGCCCAGTCACTCGCCGCTTCTTCCTGATTGTTGGTAAACAACGCTTACTGGGGACTTCAGCCGCAGCTACTAGCCTAACTGCGGTGGGACTGCGCGGTACCTGCGACATTTATAACGTCTTTTATGGTTCTTTAAAACATAAACAAGTACAACCTGGAAGTGGGAATCTTTAGggggtagacacaaggaactgcatatgttggGTTACAATCTTGTGCAaagcacgaagtgctggaggaactcagcgggtcaggcagcatctgtggagagaatggactggGGGCGTTTGCGGTCGGTACCTTTCTACAGGCTgatagtttcttcagcactttgtgttttgctcaagattccagcagctgcagtttcttgtgtttccaaTAATCTTTGTGCAGATGTGACAAAAGTTCCACCTGATGTCCTGGCGATGCTTTCAAACTGGTTATAGCAACCTTTTTTTTGTAGTTGCTTCtgccttttttacttgtggaatcACAAGAATGTCAGATACCAGAAGGCAATGTAGGTGTTCTGGAATGTTAATAGAATTATACAGTTAGTGTCACTCCTCTTTCCCCAAACCATGCAACCTTTTTCATTTCAAGTAGTTAATATTTGCCATTGGGAAACGTTTCTGTTCTATAAGGGTGTTACTGCTCTGGGGAAGGGTTATTGGGCTAATGTCAGCTGGGCTGGGTTGTAGACTAAATCATTGAGCAGACTCTGATTCCCGGCTGTGTGCCTGTTATCAGAGACCAGAGGAATTTGCATATGGGAGatcccttttttttaaatgagatgtTAAAGCAAAATCCTGTTTAGTGAATGCAAAAATAAAACTTGTCCTAAATGCAGTTT from Amblyraja radiata isolate CabotCenter1 chromosome 8, sAmbRad1.1.pri, whole genome shotgun sequence encodes:
- the mgme1 gene encoding mitochondrial genome maintenance exonuclease 1, whose amino-acid sequence is MNHFELLSLAARTTIKGSLKHYNGTYLKELVSSHRGFGTSLCLGYQKKKLSEYDQVNHERYTSLVRSVVSTKVSPQTPETLLGEDTLLYGPVVRSRPAVGDPVPESLPNPYPFLDAGGPCRRPEPGPAAGTPLRIPLRRNGAEPRLASVTQVLHMTVSLEQAFYLERWRRRMTKELGPEGFAAYTKNILNRGQLFHSALEDALLSSRIPETDNEDVAGYLQSVKGVLDDVTGTRVLESAVKHLPLQYTGLLDCVAEYQGKLCVIDWKTSEKPKPYFRNTFDNPLQVAAYAGALNHDDNYDFQVEEGLIVVAYRDGRPAHAHFMDPPLLLVCWQRWLLRLHTYRQKMAAPT